One segment of Spodoptera frugiperda isolate SF20-4 chromosome 5, AGI-APGP_CSIRO_Sfru_2.0, whole genome shotgun sequence DNA contains the following:
- the LOC118271797 gene encoding uncharacterized protein LOC118271797, which produces MEAATLQKKKTTISKGKLKKTIKNVLCRPDPLFWPEVTEDESKRLENVLKRHKITIEQFKKPHWKDLKDLPKEQRPKPPKLKKPDGLLLGVRECTESVQNGECWAIIIEAKVNPRLIVQPVVELCTTKGVPYICLNNLRKVSMVNFGVPTSCLGIKRDCLLDVRKEITDLAKHYPATKITEQIKGNDTIEEKMDIEAIKENNDSTKATEVTPFKFLYRTSKSTRVFVPTTTTAENGNVSKTSKQFKGQNFIEFTEKQDSKTYRKMLLKRMSNNPNRVKKK; this is translated from the exons ATGGAAGCTGCTACTCTACAAAAGAAGAAAACTACTATCAGCAAAGGCAAATTaaagaaaactattaaaaatgttttatgtcgACCAGACCCACTGTTTTG GCCAGAAGTAACGGAGGATGAAAGTAAGAGGTTAGAAAATGTGTTAAAACGACATAAAATCACTATAGAACAATTCAAGAAGCCACATTGGAAAGATCTGAAAGATTTGCCTAAAGAACAGCGTCCTAAACCACCTAAGTTAAA AAAACCTGATGGTCTTCTACTTGGTGTAAGAGAATGTACAGAATCTGTACAAAATGGTGAATGCTGGGCAATTATCATTGAAGCTAAAGTCAATCCAAGACTGATAGTACAACCTGTTGTTGAATTATGTACTACAAAGGGTGTCCCATACATCTGTTTAAACAACTTGAGAAAAGTCTCCATGGTCAATTTTGGAGTTCCGACTAGCTGCTTAGGGATAAAACGAGACTGTCTTTTGGATGTAAGGAAAGAAATAACAGACTTAGCTAAGCATTACCCAGCTACTAAAATAACTGAGCAAATCAAAGGAAATGATACTATAGAAGAAAAAATGGATATTGAAGCAATTAAAGAGAATAATGACTCAACTAAAGCTACAGAAGTGACACCATTCaagtttttatatagaactAGTAAGAGTACTAGAGTATTTGTGCCAACTACTACTACTGCAGAGAATGGAAATGTATCAAAAACAAGTAAACAATTCAAAGGACAAAACTTCATAGAATTCACAGAGAAACAAGACAGCAAGACTTATAGGAAGATGTTATTGAAACGAATGTCAAACAATCCAAACAgggttaaaaagaaataa